GCAAAAAAATTATATTCTAAATATTCCCCCTTTTCAACCTAGTTAAAAGATAAGAAAGCAACTATGAACTTAGGTTACTGTCTAGCTCCAGCGCCTAGGGGCTCGGGGTCATAAGCGTGTCTAGTTTCGGCTCCTTGGGACTCGAGTCATAATCCGCCCCCTGAAGAAGGCAAAAAGCGCCTTCTTGCAGTGGTCGTCTTATGCCTTCGTCCCAGGGCAGTCGCCTCCACATTTCTGACAATCCGTCAAGAAGGTTAAAGTACAACCTTCTCGCCGGCTCGTCTTATGCCTGTCGCCCCTGGCAAGGCGCTTCAGCTTTTCGAGTTTCCAATATTTACAACATTCAAGTTTTGGACGTAATGGGGGTTGGATTTGTTACAATGATTTTGTGATAAAATGAAACTTATAAGAAAAATTTTTTGTATAAGGGGAAATGACAATGATTCTCGTTGTTGGCGGTGCTGGTTATATCGGCAGTCATCTTGTTAAGGAATTAGTGGAAAAGGAAGAGGTAATCGTATTAGATAACCTGTCTACAGGTCATCGTGAAGCGATCGATACAAGAGCCATTTTTGTACAGGGCGATCTCGGAAATGAAGAAGACCTGCAAATGATTTTCTCTAGTTATCCCATTAAGGCTGTTATGCATTTTGCTGCTTTTAGCCTAGTAGGAGAGTCTGTGGTTGATCCTCTTAAATATTATGAAAATAATGTCGCAGCTACGTTAACTCTTCTAAAAGTAATGATGAAAAACAATATTAAGAACTTTATTTTCTCTTCTACTGCGGCTACATATGGTATCCCAAATGTTGAGATTATTAATGAACAAACCGTCACAGCTCCTATCAATCCTTATGGCCATTCTAAATTAATGATAGAGCAAATGCTTTCTGATTTTTCGAAAGCATATGGATTGAACTATGTAATTCTACGGTATTTTAATGCGGCTGGGGCACATGAATCTTCTAAAATTGGTGAAAGTCATGACCCAGAAACGCATTTAATTCCGATCATTCTTCAGCAGCTTTTAGGTCAACGTGAAAAAGTGGCTGTTTTCGGCTCTGATTATGACACAGCTGACGGTACATGTATTCGTGATTACATTCATGTTACTGATTTAGCAAGCGCCCATATCCTTGCATTAGAGGCTTTAATAAGTGGGAAGAAAAGTGCAGAGATTTATAATTTAGGAAATGGTCTTGGCTATTCGGTAAAAGAGGTTATAGAGACGTGTGAAAGAGTAACCGGGGTAAAAGCAAATGTTGAAATGGCTGATCGTCGTGCTGGAGATCCAGCAAGACTTGTAGCGTCTTCACAAAAGATTTACAATGAATTAGGCTGGAATGCAGAGCGGAATTTGGAACAGATTATTGCAGATGCTTGGAAATGGCATAACAATCAGCAGTATTAAACAACAAACCCTTGTCCGTCTCCGGGCAAGGGTATTTTTTATATAGCCTAAAATATAAAATGAATGATTAATTTTATCCAACCGAAAAACGCAATCCATAGCGGTACACTTAATGAAGTGCCCCATACTAGCCCATAAGCGAAATTACCCTGCTCGTCCATAAAATCCACTCCCTAGTAGTAGTTGTAGATTAATATTTCTGTTTGCCGATTGTTATACTGATTATAATGTAAAACGCTTACACTCACAATGATACAAATGATTTATTTCACAGTGCTTAACTTGAAAAATAGAGACAAAAGCACTAAACACGTTTCGATAATTAACTTTATCAAAAAGGGAATAGGAAAAATCGAAAAGCTTGTCACAGTATCTGCTTTTGTTTTCGACTGGTTTCTATCAAACTAACCTGCTTTTTTTCGACAGGTTATTTTCTAG
This genomic stretch from Neobacillus niacini harbors:
- the galE gene encoding UDP-glucose 4-epimerase GalE — protein: MILVVGGAGYIGSHLVKELVEKEEVIVLDNLSTGHREAIDTRAIFVQGDLGNEEDLQMIFSSYPIKAVMHFAAFSLVGESVVDPLKYYENNVAATLTLLKVMMKNNIKNFIFSSTAATYGIPNVEIINEQTVTAPINPYGHSKLMIEQMLSDFSKAYGLNYVILRYFNAAGAHESSKIGESHDPETHLIPIILQQLLGQREKVAVFGSDYDTADGTCIRDYIHVTDLASAHILALEALISGKKSAEIYNLGNGLGYSVKEVIETCERVTGVKANVEMADRRAGDPARLVASSQKIYNELGWNAERNLEQIIADAWKWHNNQQY